The DNA segment AGGCGCCCCCCTCCTGGCATACTTGCTCGTCAAGGGGGGTCCCGACTGCTCCCCGGAGAATGCGTCCTTCATTCACCCGTGAACCCGGGCTTAAAGCAGCACCCGACGCTTGTCTCCGCGATTCGGGATGCCGGCAGGCATGGATCGCAGCCCCGGATCTCCCCTGCCAGACTCTCCTGTCGACCGGCGCAGCGAACGCCCCTGATTGACTGCGGCGAATTTTCCGGAGCAAAACGAACGGATCCGGCTCGACGTGTAGACGATCGTGACAGAAATCGTTTATAGAGGAACGTTGAGTTCTCATGCATAGATCCCGGAAGACGGGCCCACCCGGCCGGGCGATGGTGAGGAGATGGACGAGCGACGTAACAATACCCGGAAAATGGCCAGGGGGATCACGTTTTGACGGGTGAATCTGGAAGAGAACGATTCTATCGGTTGAAATGCATGCTCGTTGACGGCAAAACTCATGCAGCCCGTAAAAGGGCGATCTCCCTTGCTCTTTTATCCCTCGTCGTCCTCACTGCCGTATCGGGGTGCCTCTCGATCGACGCTGTCGCCGACCCTCATGCTCTCTCCGTCACCCGAACCGACGCCGCCGGTACCGAGATCTGGCACACCGTCTTTGATGGAGGGGGCGATGAATACGGCACCGTCATCGTGCCGGTTTCGGACGGCGGCCTGCTTGTCGGAGGGTCGGTCAAACAATCTCCGGGAAGCGATGAGCACGCCCTGCTGCTCAAGATCGCGGAGGACGGCCGGATCGAGTGGAACCGGTCGTTCCCGGCACGGTATGGCGTTGAGGCAGTTGCCTCCCACCCTGACGGCAGTTTCACCGCCGGGACGGGTGACGGGTCTCTATTCCGGGTTGCCGGCGACGGGACACCGGTCTGGAGCAGCCGGGTTTCGGGGTCCGTGCCTGGAATCTCCGGTCTGCCGGACGGAGGCATCGTGGCTGCAGGGAGCAAGCACGAGAGGGATGTCTGGGTGGCGGTCGTGAACGATACCGGGTCGCTGCTCCGGGAAGAGACCTACCCGGATCTCGGACGGGGACGGGCTCTCGAGGTCGCTTCGGCGTCGGACGGGGGATGCATCGTTGCAGGGACGACGGATAGCCATCCGCTCTGGGTGATGCGGCTCGATGGAGAGGGCAACGTCATCTGGACCCGCACCTTCGAGGAAGGCCCTGAGTTTATCGGGGTCATGCTTCACCGTGTATATTCGGTGCGAGAGAAGCCGGACGGCAGCGTGGAGCTGCTCTATAAGGTCGGCCGGGCCCTGAAAGGAGAGGACGCCGGAAGATCGGTCACGGTCGACCGAACCCTCGCCCGGGACGGCTCTGATGTGAGCGTAACGGAGTTTTATATGCCCTGCCCGGTTGTCCGGGCCTCCGGCGGCGGTTACGCCTGTGCCGCCCTCGAGAGTTCCGAGGGCGCCGGTTACACCATGGGGAACCATCTCGGGTCGCCGATTCACGTGATGAAATGCGACGAGCGGGGTGAGATTGTCCGGGTCAGTGCCGGCACGGAGGCGGAGGTGGAAATCGTCACGGACATCTTGCAGACCCCGGATGGGGGGTTTGCGGTTCTTGGCGGGTCTACGAGGATCTGAACCTTCGAGAGCCTGTATGCTCTCCCGGTGCCGGCTGCCATCACAACCTTTATAGTTAGGTCAAACCAAACTAATCAGTATCAACCATGGCGGCAAGACACGAGCACCTGTTCGAAGTGTTTGATCGCCTGATCGCCATCAAGAACGAATGCTCCTCCGAGATCTTCTCCGAATGCGGGCTCAGCCGTTTGACGGTGAAGCAGGTCACCTACCTGAAGACGATCGATGAGCACGGCGACGTGACGTTCAGCAGTCTTGCCGAGATCACCAGGAACTCGAAACCCACCGTGACGGAGATGGTTAATCGGTTCGTCCGGATGGAGTGCGCCTACCGCCAGAAGTCCCCCGACGACGGGAGGGTCACCTACATCCGGCTGACCGAGAAGGGCCGAATGCTGGCAAACGCCGAGCGGAACGCACTGAACCGGATGATCGAGAGGGTGGTGCGGACGCTCGATGAGAACGAAGTGGATCTCCTGGTGGAGATCCTGAAGAAGGTCGGATGATTTTTTTGGCCGGCAAAACAGTTAGGTAAATGCGAACTAAACAACCCGGAGTCACCATGCACTCACCAGAACCAGACACCAGCAAAGAGTACATCGTCATACCGCTCTTCGAGACCGTGGTCTACCCCGAGACCCGGACGAAGCTCCAGGTCGAGACGGCCATCGGGGAGGCGCTGATCGCCGCCAAGAGCGACGGATCGGCGTCCGCGGTCGGGCTGACCGCAAAGAGCGGGGCGGAAACCCCTGAGGATCCGGCCGACGCGCTCTATTCGACCGGGAACCTCCTTATGATCGCGCACGTACAGCCTGCAGACGACGGCTACCTGGTCTTTGCGCACGCAACGAGCCGGGTGAAGGCCGTAACCCTCTCAGAGAGGGACGGGCTGCTCTACGCCGCCTGTGAACCCCTCCCGGACATACCGGACCTCGACGAGGATGCCCGGGCGAAGACGCTCGCAGACGTCAAAGCGGCCGTCCACGAGATCAGCGGAAACTTCCAGGGCTCCGAGCAGTTCACCCGCCCCGTCGACAGGATGGAGTCCGTCGACCAGATCATGGGGTTCGTCATGCCCTTCATGCCGGTGGACGTCGAACAGAAGCAGGCCCTCCTCGAGACCGTCTCCGTCCGGGAGCGTCATGCCGCGTTCCTCGACCTCCTCGTGAACATGAACGAGAACATCAACCTCCGGATTGAGGTGGCCAGGAAGGCCTCCGAGAAGGTCGGGAAGGCGAACCGCGAAGCGATGCTCCGCGAGCAGCTCCGGGTGATCCAGGAGGAGCTCAACGGCTGCGAGGGCTCGTCGGGCGAGGAGAACTACCGGGAGCGGATTGAGCGCTCGACGATGCCTGAGGAGGTGCGGAAGAAGGCGCTCGCCGAGCTCAAAAAACTCGAGTCGGGCGGGAGCCAGCACCACGAGAGCCAGGGGATACGGAACTACCTCGACCTCCTGCTCGACCTGCCCTGGACGGTCGAGAAGAGGAGCATCGATATCGAGGAGGCCCGCCGGGTGCTGGAGAGCAACCACAACGGCCTCGAGAAGGTCAAGGAGCGGATCGTCCAGCATCTTGCCGTCATGAAGCTCAAGGAAGAGAAGCAGGGCTCGATCCTCCTCCTCACCGGCCCGCCCGGCACCGGGAAGACGAGCCTCGGTCGGAGCGTCGCGGACGCGCTGGGGAGAGAATACGTCCGGATCAGCCTCGGCGGCGTCAAGGACGAGGCGGAGATCCGGGGACACCGGCGGACCTACGTCGGGTCGCTCCCCGGCCGGATCATCCAGGGGATGAAGCGGGCGGGGGCGAAGAACCCGGTCTTCATCCTCGACGAGGTCGACAAGCTCGCCGTCTCGTATTCGGGAGATCCGGCAAGCGCCCTCCTCGAGGTCCTCGACCCCGAGCAGAACAGCACGTTCTCGGACCACTACCTGGAGGTGCCCTACGACCTCTCGGACGTGCTCTTCATCGCGACGGCGAACAGCCTCGCGACGATCCCGGCGCCGCTCCTCGACCGGATGGAGCTCATCGAGATCTCGGGCTACACGAAGAACGAGAAGTTCGCGATCGCAAAAGACCACCTCCTGCCGGAGACGCTCGAGGAGCACGGCCTGACCGCGGCTCACCTCCGGGTCGAGGACGAGGCCGTCTCGGCGATCATCGACCGCTACACCCGGGAAGCGGGTGTCCGGGCGCTCAAGAAGCAGCTTGCCCGGATCGCCCGGTATGTCTCCGCAAAAGTGGTCTCGGGGACGGTCGACCTCCCGGTCGTCGTGACGGCGGAGATGCTCCCGGAGATCCTGGGCCGTGAGACCGTCCG comes from the Methanoculleus marisnigri JR1 genome and includes:
- a CDS encoding PQQ-binding-like beta-propeller repeat protein gives rise to the protein MLVDGKTHAARKRAISLALLSLVVLTAVSGCLSIDAVADPHALSVTRTDAAGTEIWHTVFDGGGDEYGTVIVPVSDGGLLVGGSVKQSPGSDEHALLLKIAEDGRIEWNRSFPARYGVEAVASHPDGSFTAGTGDGSLFRVAGDGTPVWSSRVSGSVPGISGLPDGGIVAAGSKHERDVWVAVVNDTGSLLREETYPDLGRGRALEVASASDGGCIVAGTTDSHPLWVMRLDGEGNVIWTRTFEEGPEFIGVMLHRVYSVREKPDGSVELLYKVGRALKGEDAGRSVTVDRTLARDGSDVSVTEFYMPCPVVRASGGGYACAALESSEGAGYTMGNHLGSPIHVMKCDERGEIVRVSAGTEAEVEIVTDILQTPDGGFAVLGGSTRI
- a CDS encoding MarR family winged helix-turn-helix transcriptional regulator, which codes for MAARHEHLFEVFDRLIAIKNECSSEIFSECGLSRLTVKQVTYLKTIDEHGDVTFSSLAEITRNSKPTVTEMVNRFVRMECAYRQKSPDDGRVTYIRLTEKGRMLANAERNALNRMIERVVRTLDENEVDLLVEILKKVG
- the lon gene encoding endopeptidase La, with the translated sequence MHSPEPDTSKEYIVIPLFETVVYPETRTKLQVETAIGEALIAAKSDGSASAVGLTAKSGAETPEDPADALYSTGNLLMIAHVQPADDGYLVFAHATSRVKAVTLSERDGLLYAACEPLPDIPDLDEDARAKTLADVKAAVHEISGNFQGSEQFTRPVDRMESVDQIMGFVMPFMPVDVEQKQALLETVSVRERHAAFLDLLVNMNENINLRIEVARKASEKVGKANREAMLREQLRVIQEELNGCEGSSGEENYRERIERSTMPEEVRKKALAELKKLESGGSQHHESQGIRNYLDLLLDLPWTVEKRSIDIEEARRVLESNHNGLEKVKERIVQHLAVMKLKEEKQGSILLLTGPPGTGKTSLGRSVADALGREYVRISLGGVKDEAEIRGHRRTYVGSLPGRIIQGMKRAGAKNPVFILDEVDKLAVSYSGDPASALLEVLDPEQNSTFSDHYLEVPYDLSDVLFIATANSLATIPAPLLDRMELIEISGYTKNEKFAIAKDHLLPETLEEHGLTAAHLRVEDEAVSAIIDRYTREAGVRALKKQLARIARYVSAKVVSGTVDLPVVVTAEMLPEILGRETVRPDMARKENQPGVVTGLAWTPVGGDILFIEGTFMPGKGKLTLTGQLGDVMKESAQISLSLIRSRLAATTTGFDFFASDVHIHVPAGATPKDGPSAGVTLFTALASLVTGRTVDPTVAMTGEVTLSGAVLPVGGIKEKVLAAHRAGIRTVILPRENERDLEDVPEDVRRDLAFVTVETIEDVLREALGVELHGPVLPYAGKNRCVPMHDL